A section of the Drosophila subobscura isolate 14011-0131.10 chromosome A, UCBerk_Dsub_1.0, whole genome shotgun sequence genome encodes:
- the LOC117893703 gene encoding uncharacterized protein LOC117893703 isoform X3: protein MSVRLLTVRLIKHGRYILRSYCHREIHANILEPNPLKTRSKRGFPLPSSSAAANATRNAPQQVARSAPSPVSVLPRNGVPSSGSGSGLFRIGQQARKLFIDNILSRVTTNYSEELRKRATRKLFYGDSAPFFALIGVSLATGSGVLSKEDELEGVCWEIREAASRLQNAWNKDEISETLNSNFTIDDLEVGAPIAKGCAAVVYAANFKKSQKESSELGSDPEVPPVPSAVPTAASASTVWRHELMTPLQNMSRFVHNFGGSVDNILSYSQPSAASDFVGAMRREQELETERETEPAGVSPAMSPRLAGKLESSIDAYPLALKMMFNYDIQSNALSILRAMYKETVPARQRRMNTAAEEWERLLQNQTLVLPPHPNIVCMFGFFCDEVRNFPDGHLLYPIAQPQRINPQGYGRNMSLYLLMKRYDHSLRGLLDTQELSTRTRILLLAQMLEAVTHLSRHGVAHRDLKSDNVLIELQDDKSPVLVLSDFGCCLADKVHGLRLPYVSHDVDKGGNAALMAPEIFNTMPGPFAVLNYGKADLWACGALAYEIFGMRNPFYSCSGGLAHERGELTYSLRNSDYKQEQLPPMSDACPPLLQQLVYNILNPSPSKRVSPDIAANVVQLFLWAPSNWLKAGGMPNSSEILQWLLSLTTKIMCEGRPQLHPSAGAATGQRAYVEYLLICSFLARARLRRIRGALNWIQNVVAP from the exons ATGTCTGTGAGACTGTTGACCGTGCGACTGATCAAACATGGTCGCTACATTCTGCGCAGCTACTGTCACCGTGAGATACACGCCAACATTTTGGAGCCAAACCCTTTGAAAACACGCAGCAAGCGAGGCTTTCCCCTACCATCCTCCAGCGCCGCGGCAAATGCAACGCGG AATGCGCCACAGCAGGTGGCCAGATCGGCACCATCGCCGGTCAGTGTCCTGCCCCGCAATGGCGTCCCGtccagtggcagcggcagtggcctCTTCCGCATCGGCCAGCAGGCGCGCAAGCTCTTCATCGACAACATCTTGAGTCGCGTCACCACAAACTACTCggaggagctgcgcaagcGGGCCACACGCAAGCTCTTCTACGGCGACTCGGCGCCGTTCTTTGCTCTGATTGGTGTGAGCCTGGCCACCGGCTCGGGTGTGCTCAGCAAGGAGGATGAGCTCGAGGGCGTTTGCTGGGAGATACGCGAGGCTGCCAGCCGCCTGCAGAACGCCTGGAACAAGGACGAGATCTCCGAGACGCTCAACAGCAACTTCACCATCGACGACCTCGAAGTGGGTGCGCCCATAGCCAAAGGCTGTGCGGCCGTTGTCTACGCGGCCAACTTCAAGAAGAGCCAAAAAGAGAGCTCAGAGCTCGGCTCTGATCCCGAGGTGCCGCCCGTGCCTTCAGCTGTGCCCACAGCGGCCAGTGCATCGACTGTGTGGCGTCACGAGCTGATGACGCCGCTGCAGAATATGTCGCGATTTGTGCACAACTTTGGCGGCTCTGTGGACAACATCCTGAGCTACAGTCAACCCTCGGCGGCGAGCGATTTTGTGGGCGCCATGAGGCGCGAACAGGAGCTGGAGACCGAGCGGGAGACCGAGCCAGCTGGCGTATCCCCTGCAATG AGTCcacggctggctggcaaattgGAGAGCTCCATTGACGCCTACCCGCTGGCCCTCAAGATGATGTTCAACTACGACATCCAGAGCAACGCCCTGTCCATACTCCGGGCCATGTACAAGGAGACGGTGCCGGCGCGCCAGCGGCGCATGAACACAGCGGCCGAGGAGTGGGAGCGCCTGCTGCAGAACCAAACgctggtgctgccgccgcaTCCGAATATCGTCTGCATGTTCGGCTTCTTCTGCGACGAAGTGCGCAACTTTCCCGACGGCCATCTGCTCTACCCGATCGCCCAGCCGCAGCGCATCAATCCGCAGGGCTATGGCCGCAACATGTCGCTCTACCTGCTGATGAAGCGCTACGATCACAGCCTGCGCGGCCTGCTCGACACGCAGGAGCTGAGCACGCGCACGcgcatcctgctgctggcccaaaTGCTCGAGGCCGTCACCCATCTCAGCCGCCACGGTGTGGCCCATCGCGACCTGAAGTCGGACAATGTGCTCATCGAGCTGCAGGACGACAAGTcgccggtgctggtgctgtccgactttggctgctgcttggcggACAAGGTGCATGGCCTGCGGCTGCCCTACGTCTCGCACGATGTCGACAAGGGCGGCAATGCGGCTCTGATGGCGCCAGAGATATTCAACACGATGCCGGGCCCCTTTGCGGTGCTCAACTACGGCAAGGCCGATCTGTGGGCCTGCGGCGCGCTGGCCTACGAGATCTTCGGCATGCGCAATCCCTTCTACTCGTGCAGCGGCGGGCTGGCGCACGAGCGCGGCGAGCTCACTTATTCGCTGCGGAACAGCGACtacaagcaggagcagctgccgcccATGAGCGACGCCTgcccgccgctgctgcagcagctcgtcTACAACATCCTCAATCCCAGCCCGTCCAAGCGGGTCAGTCCGGACATTGCGGCCAATGTGGTGCAGCTGTTCCTCTGGGCGCCATCCAACTGGCTCAAGGCTGGCGGCATGCCCAACAGCTCCGAG ATTCTGCAGTGGCTGCTCTCGCTTACCACCAAGATTATGTGCGAGGGTCGCCCGCAGCTGCACCCGAGCGCCGGCGCTGCCACAGGACAGCGCGCCTATGTGGAATACTTGCTGATCTGCAGCTTCCTGGCGCGCGCACGGCTGCGTCGCATTCGCGGCGCCCTCAACTGGATTCAGAATGTGGTGGCCCCATAG
- the LOC117893703 gene encoding uncharacterized protein LOC117893703 isoform X2, with product MSVRLLTVRLIKHGRYILRSYCHREIHANILEPNPLKTRSKRGFPLPSSSAAANATRVARSAPSPVSVLPRNGVPSSGSGSGLFRIGQQARKLFIDNILSRVTTNYSEELRKRATRKLFYGDSAPFFALIGVSLATGSGVLSKEDELEGVCWEIREAASRLQNAWNKDEISETLNSNFTIDDLEVGAPIAKGCAAVVYAANFKKSQKESSELGSDPEVPPVPSAVPTAASASTVWRHELMTPLQNMSRFVHNFGGSVDNILSYSQPSAASDFVGAMRREQELETERETEPAGVSPAMSPRLAGKLESSIDAYPLALKMMFNYDIQSNALSILRAMYKETVPARQRRMNTAAEEWERLLQNQTLVLPPHPNIVCMFGFFCDEVRNFPDGHLLYPIAQPQRINPQGYGRNMSLYLLMKRYDHSLRGLLDTQELSTRTRILLLAQMLEAVTHLSRHGVAHRDLKSDNVLIELQDDKSPVLVLSDFGCCLADKVHGLRLPYVSHDVDKGGNAALMAPEIFNTMPGPFAVLNYGKADLWACGALAYEIFGMRNPFYSCSGGLAHERGELTYSLRNSDYKQEQLPPMSDACPPLLQQLVYNILNPSPSKRVSPDIAANVVQLFLWAPSNWLKAGGMPNSSEILQWLLSLTTKIMCEGRPQLHPSAGAATGQRAYVEYLLICSFLARARLRRIRGALNWIQNVVAP from the exons ATGTCTGTGAGACTGTTGACCGTGCGACTGATCAAACATGGTCGCTACATTCTGCGCAGCTACTGTCACCGTGAGATACACGCCAACATTTTGGAGCCAAACCCTTTGAAAACACGCAGCAAGCGAGGCTTTCCCCTACCATCCTCCAGCGCCGCGGCAAATGCAACGCGG GTGGCCAGATCGGCACCATCGCCGGTCAGTGTCCTGCCCCGCAATGGCGTCCCGtccagtggcagcggcagtggcctCTTCCGCATCGGCCAGCAGGCGCGCAAGCTCTTCATCGACAACATCTTGAGTCGCGTCACCACAAACTACTCggaggagctgcgcaagcGGGCCACACGCAAGCTCTTCTACGGCGACTCGGCGCCGTTCTTTGCTCTGATTGGTGTGAGCCTGGCCACCGGCTCGGGTGTGCTCAGCAAGGAGGATGAGCTCGAGGGCGTTTGCTGGGAGATACGCGAGGCTGCCAGCCGCCTGCAGAACGCCTGGAACAAGGACGAGATCTCCGAGACGCTCAACAGCAACTTCACCATCGACGACCTCGAAGTGGGTGCGCCCATAGCCAAAGGCTGTGCGGCCGTTGTCTACGCGGCCAACTTCAAGAAGAGCCAAAAAGAGAGCTCAGAGCTCGGCTCTGATCCCGAGGTGCCGCCCGTGCCTTCAGCTGTGCCCACAGCGGCCAGTGCATCGACTGTGTGGCGTCACGAGCTGATGACGCCGCTGCAGAATATGTCGCGATTTGTGCACAACTTTGGCGGCTCTGTGGACAACATCCTGAGCTACAGTCAACCCTCGGCGGCGAGCGATTTTGTGGGCGCCATGAGGCGCGAACAGGAGCTGGAGACCGAGCGGGAGACCGAGCCAGCTGGCGTATCCCCTGCAATG AGTCcacggctggctggcaaattgGAGAGCTCCATTGACGCCTACCCGCTGGCCCTCAAGATGATGTTCAACTACGACATCCAGAGCAACGCCCTGTCCATACTCCGGGCCATGTACAAGGAGACGGTGCCGGCGCGCCAGCGGCGCATGAACACAGCGGCCGAGGAGTGGGAGCGCCTGCTGCAGAACCAAACgctggtgctgccgccgcaTCCGAATATCGTCTGCATGTTCGGCTTCTTCTGCGACGAAGTGCGCAACTTTCCCGACGGCCATCTGCTCTACCCGATCGCCCAGCCGCAGCGCATCAATCCGCAGGGCTATGGCCGCAACATGTCGCTCTACCTGCTGATGAAGCGCTACGATCACAGCCTGCGCGGCCTGCTCGACACGCAGGAGCTGAGCACGCGCACGcgcatcctgctgctggcccaaaTGCTCGAGGCCGTCACCCATCTCAGCCGCCACGGTGTGGCCCATCGCGACCTGAAGTCGGACAATGTGCTCATCGAGCTGCAGGACGACAAGTcgccggtgctggtgctgtccgactttggctgctgcttggcggACAAGGTGCATGGCCTGCGGCTGCCCTACGTCTCGCACGATGTCGACAAGGGCGGCAATGCGGCTCTGATGGCGCCAGAGATATTCAACACGATGCCGGGCCCCTTTGCGGTGCTCAACTACGGCAAGGCCGATCTGTGGGCCTGCGGCGCGCTGGCCTACGAGATCTTCGGCATGCGCAATCCCTTCTACTCGTGCAGCGGCGGGCTGGCGCACGAGCGCGGCGAGCTCACTTATTCGCTGCGGAACAGCGACtacaagcaggagcagctgccgcccATGAGCGACGCCTgcccgccgctgctgcagcagctcgtcTACAACATCCTCAATCCCAGCCCGTCCAAGCGGGTCAGTCCGGACATTGCGGCCAATGTGGTGCAGCTGTTCCTCTGGGCGCCATCCAACTGGCTCAAGGCTGGCGGCATGCCCAACAGCTCCGAG ATTCTGCAGTGGCTGCTCTCGCTTACCACCAAGATTATGTGCGAGGGTCGCCCGCAGCTGCACCCGAGCGCCGGCGCTGCCACAGGACAGCGCGCCTATGTGGAATACTTGCTGATCTGCAGCTTCCTGGCGCGCGCACGGCTGCGTCGCATTCGCGGCGCCCTCAACTGGATTCAGAATGTGGTGGCCCCATAG
- the LOC117893703 gene encoding uncharacterized protein LOC117893703 isoform X1: MSVRLLTVRLIKHGRYILRSYCHREIHANILEPNPLKTRSKRGFPLPSSSAAANATRQVARSAPSPVSVLPRNGVPSSGSGSGLFRIGQQARKLFIDNILSRVTTNYSEELRKRATRKLFYGDSAPFFALIGVSLATGSGVLSKEDELEGVCWEIREAASRLQNAWNKDEISETLNSNFTIDDLEVGAPIAKGCAAVVYAANFKKSQKESSELGSDPEVPPVPSAVPTAASASTVWRHELMTPLQNMSRFVHNFGGSVDNILSYSQPSAASDFVGAMRREQELETERETEPAGVSPAMSPRLAGKLESSIDAYPLALKMMFNYDIQSNALSILRAMYKETVPARQRRMNTAAEEWERLLQNQTLVLPPHPNIVCMFGFFCDEVRNFPDGHLLYPIAQPQRINPQGYGRNMSLYLLMKRYDHSLRGLLDTQELSTRTRILLLAQMLEAVTHLSRHGVAHRDLKSDNVLIELQDDKSPVLVLSDFGCCLADKVHGLRLPYVSHDVDKGGNAALMAPEIFNTMPGPFAVLNYGKADLWACGALAYEIFGMRNPFYSCSGGLAHERGELTYSLRNSDYKQEQLPPMSDACPPLLQQLVYNILNPSPSKRVSPDIAANVVQLFLWAPSNWLKAGGMPNSSEILQWLLSLTTKIMCEGRPQLHPSAGAATGQRAYVEYLLICSFLARARLRRIRGALNWIQNVVAP, from the exons ATGTCTGTGAGACTGTTGACCGTGCGACTGATCAAACATGGTCGCTACATTCTGCGCAGCTACTGTCACCGTGAGATACACGCCAACATTTTGGAGCCAAACCCTTTGAAAACACGCAGCAAGCGAGGCTTTCCCCTACCATCCTCCAGCGCCGCGGCAAATGCAACGCGG CAGGTGGCCAGATCGGCACCATCGCCGGTCAGTGTCCTGCCCCGCAATGGCGTCCCGtccagtggcagcggcagtggcctCTTCCGCATCGGCCAGCAGGCGCGCAAGCTCTTCATCGACAACATCTTGAGTCGCGTCACCACAAACTACTCggaggagctgcgcaagcGGGCCACACGCAAGCTCTTCTACGGCGACTCGGCGCCGTTCTTTGCTCTGATTGGTGTGAGCCTGGCCACCGGCTCGGGTGTGCTCAGCAAGGAGGATGAGCTCGAGGGCGTTTGCTGGGAGATACGCGAGGCTGCCAGCCGCCTGCAGAACGCCTGGAACAAGGACGAGATCTCCGAGACGCTCAACAGCAACTTCACCATCGACGACCTCGAAGTGGGTGCGCCCATAGCCAAAGGCTGTGCGGCCGTTGTCTACGCGGCCAACTTCAAGAAGAGCCAAAAAGAGAGCTCAGAGCTCGGCTCTGATCCCGAGGTGCCGCCCGTGCCTTCAGCTGTGCCCACAGCGGCCAGTGCATCGACTGTGTGGCGTCACGAGCTGATGACGCCGCTGCAGAATATGTCGCGATTTGTGCACAACTTTGGCGGCTCTGTGGACAACATCCTGAGCTACAGTCAACCCTCGGCGGCGAGCGATTTTGTGGGCGCCATGAGGCGCGAACAGGAGCTGGAGACCGAGCGGGAGACCGAGCCAGCTGGCGTATCCCCTGCAATG AGTCcacggctggctggcaaattgGAGAGCTCCATTGACGCCTACCCGCTGGCCCTCAAGATGATGTTCAACTACGACATCCAGAGCAACGCCCTGTCCATACTCCGGGCCATGTACAAGGAGACGGTGCCGGCGCGCCAGCGGCGCATGAACACAGCGGCCGAGGAGTGGGAGCGCCTGCTGCAGAACCAAACgctggtgctgccgccgcaTCCGAATATCGTCTGCATGTTCGGCTTCTTCTGCGACGAAGTGCGCAACTTTCCCGACGGCCATCTGCTCTACCCGATCGCCCAGCCGCAGCGCATCAATCCGCAGGGCTATGGCCGCAACATGTCGCTCTACCTGCTGATGAAGCGCTACGATCACAGCCTGCGCGGCCTGCTCGACACGCAGGAGCTGAGCACGCGCACGcgcatcctgctgctggcccaaaTGCTCGAGGCCGTCACCCATCTCAGCCGCCACGGTGTGGCCCATCGCGACCTGAAGTCGGACAATGTGCTCATCGAGCTGCAGGACGACAAGTcgccggtgctggtgctgtccgactttggctgctgcttggcggACAAGGTGCATGGCCTGCGGCTGCCCTACGTCTCGCACGATGTCGACAAGGGCGGCAATGCGGCTCTGATGGCGCCAGAGATATTCAACACGATGCCGGGCCCCTTTGCGGTGCTCAACTACGGCAAGGCCGATCTGTGGGCCTGCGGCGCGCTGGCCTACGAGATCTTCGGCATGCGCAATCCCTTCTACTCGTGCAGCGGCGGGCTGGCGCACGAGCGCGGCGAGCTCACTTATTCGCTGCGGAACAGCGACtacaagcaggagcagctgccgcccATGAGCGACGCCTgcccgccgctgctgcagcagctcgtcTACAACATCCTCAATCCCAGCCCGTCCAAGCGGGTCAGTCCGGACATTGCGGCCAATGTGGTGCAGCTGTTCCTCTGGGCGCCATCCAACTGGCTCAAGGCTGGCGGCATGCCCAACAGCTCCGAG ATTCTGCAGTGGCTGCTCTCGCTTACCACCAAGATTATGTGCGAGGGTCGCCCGCAGCTGCACCCGAGCGCCGGCGCTGCCACAGGACAGCGCGCCTATGTGGAATACTTGCTGATCTGCAGCTTCCTGGCGCGCGCACGGCTGCGTCGCATTCGCGGCGCCCTCAACTGGATTCAGAATGTGGTGGCCCCATAG
- the LOC117894232 gene encoding uncharacterized protein LOC117894232, with protein MNEMNTKSLKQELNTIQAAHQYIAKYVDDTIENIEQIKSWPESSSALNEQTLRLIKEHHEAQVEEQALQSRIKSLGNDKNVEDAFACIVENLHHLGCSLKPILDEHSQTLYMFDFGDNQSLTVQCNGGCIRLIDMSPRRQNFAQIKLFLEQSQDLMGLISSLGMG; from the exons ATGAACGAAATGAACACCAAATCGCTGAAACAAGAGCTCAACACCATCCAGGCGGCCCACCAGTACATTGCAAAATACGTGGACGATACCATTGAGAACATCGAGCAGATCAAGTCCTGGCCGGAGTCATCCAGCGCCCTCAACGAGCAAACATTGAGGCTGATCAAGGAGCATCATGAAGCGCAGGTGGAAGAGCAAGCGCTTCAGTCGCGCATCAAATCATTGG GTAACGATAAAAACGTGGAGGATGCCTTCGCGTGCATCGTGGAGAATCTTCATCATCTTGGCTGCAGCCTAAAGCCCATCCTCGACGAGCACTCACAGACCCTCTACATGTTCGACTTTGGCGACAATCAATCGCTGACAGTGCAGTGCAATGGCGGCTGCATACGCCTCATCGACATGAGTCCGCGTCGCCAGAACTTTGCCCAGATAAAGCTCTTCCTGGAGCAAAGCCAGGACCTCATGGGCTTGATCAGCAGCCTGGGCATGGGCTAA
- the LOC117894141 gene encoding diphthine methyltransferase: MFAMFKTLHSVDTEYSADSVEWCVQDDQHARYFACGTYQLVQLEQGEGEDDETTKKRPRKGRVYLYHFETGSGALERLQSIETAAILDMKWLPAWSSDSGPLLATANALGEVEIYELLADEKQLQKRTCLALTTASAAAEAPLALALDWQRDGDAVQLVVSDSKGNISHLRYTAQGELSVVGTWNAHGFEAWTCTFDRWTPQRVYSGGDDCLLLAHDLRTEQRVWTNRAHQAGVTCLLSHPQHEHHLLTGSYDEQLRLFDTRAMKRTLAEVNLGGGIWRLKPHPQRLDVILAACMYTNFSVVQLDLKDSALTLLGTYEEHSSICYGADWHPNLTEDDGLTHMATCSFYDHKMCVSSVHLGCVKSE, from the coding sequence ATGTTTGCCATGTTCAAAACATTGCACAGCGTGGATACAGAATACTCGGCCGATTCGGTAGAGTGGTGTGTCCAGGATGATCAGCATGCCAGGTACTTTGCCTGCGGAACCTACCAACTGGTTCAATTGGAGCAGGGGGAAGGAGAGGACGATGAGACCACCAAGAAGCGGCCACGCAAGGGACGCGTTTACCTGTACCACTTTGAGACAGGCAGCGGAGCACTGGAGCGGCTGCAGAGCATTGAGACGGCGGCCATACTGGACATGAAGTGGCTGCCAGCATGGAGCAGCGACAGTGGCCCACTGCTGGCCACAGCCAACGCCTTGGGCGAGGTGGAAATCTACGAGCTGCTGGCGGACGAAAAACAGCTGCAAAAACGCACGTGCCTGGCTCTGACGACTGCGTCTGCGGCTGCTGAGGCTCcactggccctggccctggacTGGCAACGCGATGGAGATGCCGTGCAGCTGGTAGTCTCGGATTCGAAAGGAAATATCAGCCATTTGCGCTACACCGCGCAGGGAGAGCTGTCCGTTGTGGGCACATGGAATGCGCATGGATTTGAGGCCTGGACCTGTACCTTTGACCGCTGGACGCCGCAGCGCGTGTACAGCGGCGGCGACGATTGCCTTCTCCTCGCCCACGATTTGCGCACGGAGCAGCGTGTGTGGACGAACAGGGCGCACCAGGCGGGCGTTACCTGTCTGCTCAGCCATCCGCAGCATGAGCACCATCTGCTCACGGGCAGCTATGACGAGCAGCTGCGTCTCTTCGACACGCGCGCCATGAAGCGCACGCTGGCCGAAGTGAATCTGGGTGGCGGCATCTGGCGCCTCAAGCCGCATCCCCAGCGACTGGACGTCATCCTGGCCGCCTGCATGTACACGAACTTTAGCGTCGTTCAACTCGACCTCAAGGATTCGGCACTAACGCTGCTGGGCACCTACGAGGAGCATTCGAGCATTTGTTATGGCGCCGACTGGCATCCAAATCTAACCGAGGATGATGGACTAACACACATGGCCACCTGTTCCTTCTATGATCACAAAATGTGCGTGAGCAGCGTTCATCTTGGCTGTGTTAAGTCggaataa